The Arachis hypogaea cultivar Tifrunner chromosome 14, arahy.Tifrunner.gnm2.J5K5, whole genome shotgun sequence DNA window GCTGTCCTACATTGCACTTGACTATGAGCAAGAGCTGCAGACAGCCAAGACCAGCTCCTCTGTTGAGAAGAGCTATGAGTTGCCAGATGGACAAGTGATTACCATCGGCGACGAACGTTTCAGATGTCCTGAGGTGCTTTTCCAACCATCCATGATAGGAATGGAAGCTGCAGGTATCCATGAGACGACATACAACTCGATCATGAAGTGCGATGTTGATATCAGGAAAGACTTGTATGGCAACATTGTTCTATCAGGAGGAACAACTATGTTCCCTGGCATCGCCGATAGAATGAGCAAGGAAATCTCTGCATTGGCTCCCAGCAGCATGAAGATCAAGGTGGTGGCTCCCCCTGAGAGAAAATATAGTGTCTGGATTGGTGGTTCTATCTTGGCATCCCTCAGCACTTTCCAGCAGGTTTGGTTTCTTATCTTGTTACCttatcaaatattataaaattgcCTTAATATTAACAATAATACTAGTTTCTAATGCTGCAAAATTTGATTTTGTGTGCAGATGTGGATTGCAAAGGCAGAATATGATGAGTCTGGACCATCAATTGTGCACAGAAAATGCTTCTAAGGTGTTTTGAGAGGAAATAGTTGGTGTCATtattattgaaagaaattttaaaagaaaaggtgGTGGTTGTGTTTGAGATTCCTCAAGGAATTGAAGCAGTGCAGCTTTGTAACCCTTTTCAATTCATTCTagcttttatttattcattcattctttcattcattcattcatgttTATGCTCATGTTGGGAGTCATGATCTTCACAAGGCCAGGAGTTGTATTTTTCATAATCAGAAAATTATCAAGTTATTATTTTCagtatatatttctttttatctatagttttggactgttcattttatTCCGCATATGAATTGAATCAGTTGCCattgttaaaagttaaaactatgCCGTTGGTATGCAATGTTTATCATCTATTCTAAGATTGCTTACAAATAATCTTCAATGGCATtagaccaaagaaaaaaaaaaaagaacaagtaAAGCTTacacttaaaagttaaaacaacaCATTTTTTATAACATAATTCAAAGTATCACAATACATCAAACTATCAAAGTACTACGTTAAATCTCTCTCTATATAGAAAGCAAGGATGCTGAAGCAAGTTTCTCTTGATCAATAATAAAGGGGTGTTCTTTTATATAATCTTCTTCTCCAAGTTTTGAATTATCTTCTAGGAGCTTTGATTCCTTGTTTTCATGAACTTGGTTATCTCTTTTGTTTCCATCCAAAGCATTCTGTTTCCTTCCAAAGCTTGCAAAACCATATTCTTCTTCATGTTGGTGATGATCATAGTTAGAATTACACCTCCCATGATAGATCTTTGAATTTAAGTCATTCATCCCTTCATCGATCACAGAGCTTCGTCTGTTAAAACTTCCAAAACCTTCGATCCCACGCGCGCTCTTgctctttcttctttttagaaTTCCTTGCTTCTTAGCATAACAAATAAGTAAAAACATACAATGTACATAACATCAAAATAATTTGGAAGCAGAGAAGATGAGAGAAAAGCAGTGAAAGCAAAGTGTTTGTACTTTCTAGAATGTCTTCAAGAGAAAATGAGTTTACAGCCATTGTTGAGCACAACATGTTGGAGACTGTTTCTCAATTCAGAATGTGGTTGAATAACATGGACTTTTTGTAAAGTAGCTAAGGACCATAGTTCTTGAGGAAGCTGCTTCAAATAGGAGCAGTCTATGACCAAATATTGAAGACTAGGCATTGCTCCTTTGTCTAATGTCCAAGTTACCACATGAGACATCCAAATCATCTTAAAAACTTGAAGGCATGGGAACTCTTCAATGGCAAAATGAATGTCATGAGATCCTCTAACAATTTCAGGACCCCTTATTTTCAAGATTTGGAGTTTAGGAAGCTTTCCAAGAACTCTCATGCAACTCGAGTCGAATCGTCTGACACGATTCAAAGTAACCTTGGTAAGATTTGGTGGAAAAACACTTGCCTCTGATGAAAGCTTTGATGTGCCAGATATTCTAAGTTTGCCAAGACTCTTTAGGCATTGCAAGCATTGTAATTCGCGCACTGAATATCTGTCACCATTATCTTCACCCCATTGAACCAAACCAAGTTTCTTCAGGTTGGGAAAGCTTCCATTTCTTATCATGGATTCCAATTGTGGATCAATATGAATCAGCAAGAGGGTTTGCAGATTCGGCATTGTTTTACCATTTTCACTTGACATACCTTGTAATGCAAGTCTAAATGGCCGCGCGCGCAAATGTCTTAGCCTCTTAAGCTTCCATAGTTTACTAGAGAAGATTAGTATGCTTTTACTCCATAACTCTATTACTTCCAGGTTATAGAGGTTGTATATAAAATCTGGGATGCTTTTAACCCAGGAATCTATTCTCAGGTACCTTAGATGAATCATGGTTTTCAAATCATTAGGTATTGGAACAACTATTCTCCATCCTAATACATTTGTAAGATACATTATGCGAGCCAACTTGAAATCTTTCAGTGTAAGATTCTGGACCCTCTTTCCATGagcaaagaaaaacaaagaacgaGTGCAAGATTGATTACCTGTGTTTCTTGTATGCCAAGAAAAATCTGTTGTGCAATGTATGGACAACTTTCTAGAATTGCTTATCCCAGCAGGGTGAGGGATGTTTGATCCTCGGCGAACCTCCAAGAACTTATCAGCCTTTCCCTCTGATATGCAGAGGTCACGGAGGTGGTCGTGGATTCGACATGTTTTCACACCTCCATCACTCCTTCTGCTTGCCACTTGTACCAAGCTACGATCCACCAACTCATCTAAATAGTGGTCTGCAATATCTTCTGGTTCTGGCACATCTGAGTTTCCGATTTCTTTTACTTGTATGAACCCTTCAGCTATCCACAGCTTGATTAGTTCTCTGCCAAGAATCTCATAGTCTTCAGGGAAGATTCCAAGATACAAAAAACAAGGCTTCAATCTTTGAGGCAAGCTATCATAGCTAAGTTTTAGAATATCAACAACTCTAGTCCCATTTTCATCATCACAATGTTGATTCACATTACCTTTGATTTTCAACCACTCTCTTTGTGATATGCCTTTCTTGGCAAGTCCTGCCATCACTATGATTGCAAGTGGTAACCCTTTACAACTTCCAACTAACTCCTTACCTAAACCTCTTAGATTAGAGTGGCAATCCTGCGCCGGAAACACCTTCTTACAAAAGAGCTGCCAACTTTCTTCTTCATCCAAGAAGGAAAGTTCGCAGGGAGGCATTGTACCGGCGTAGGAAGCCACGTCTCTATCGCGACTAGTTATCAGTATTCTGCTGCCATTGTTGTCATTTGGAAAGACTCCTTGCAAATCATCCCAAACTTGTGTTTTCCAAATGTCATCCAGCACCACAAGATATTTCTTCCCCCTCAAACTCTCCTTCACTTTCTCtttcatttcttcttcatcataatCATGCCTCTTCTCAAATAAACCATTGTATTCAGAGGTGGATAGCAAGCACTTGAGAAGGCTCAGAAGAAGCTCCTCAACTCTATAGTCATTGGACACATAACCCCATGCGCGAAAAGGAAAAACCTCTCCAACTTCCTTCTTATTATAGATCTTTCTAGCAAGTGTAGTCTTTCCCAATCCCCCCATACCGGTTATAGAAACAACACTGCAGCATGAACCTGTTTCCATGAGCTGTTTAAGGACAAAGCTCGAGTCGTCAAGCAAtccaaccacttcttcttcctctacatctcttcttcttctacgaaTCAATTCTTCATTGTCATCTCTACACTTGAACTCTCCTTCTCCAATGCTGTATCTATCCTTGTTTTGATAGATACTATTAATAGTAGCTTTGATCCTTTCTATCTCAGAATCTACCTCATGAAGCATCATCACATGGCTTATGCAGCAGAGTAATTTGCTCAACATGTTTCTGCTTCTGTGTGTCGCGGCGTTGGCAACATAGATGTCCATCAAATCCTCAACTTCATAGGCAACATCTCTGATCTGCTTTACCACTTCTTCAACTATCTTGCTGCTGCGTTTTCCCTCACTACTCTTTAGGAAGATATCTATAAACTTAAACTCATTTGTGAGGTATCTGATTTTGTTCTCCACTCCTGCAATAAGTTTTGCTTCATCAACAAGAATCTGTGACAACTTCTGTAGCAGGAAGGAAACAGCACTATCAGCCATATTTTTTTCTACAGGTCAACAATTTCAGGGAAGATGAAGAACACAAATGGTGAGAGTAGTTTAGGAAAAGATGCACTTCTTCTTCTATGCATTCTGTCTTTTTCATTGGCTATTATTGTAAGACTATAACCACAGAAGTCCTACCTAAACATTAATCAATCAATCATTTTTTTGACCAATTAGTTTTAACAAATCACCTCttgttgaaaataaattaaaatatattttcttttactttGATTAGGATATTTATATTGAAGAgacaaaaaagcaaaaacaaataaaactatagTGCTCTTGTTTATTAAGCAAATTCAAAAGATCTCAATCAGATACCTCAACATTGGTAGAAACATTCCATTAAAACCATAACTATTTACAATCATGTCAAGGGCTACAAAATCAAATTACAACTAGCATTATATTATTGTACAATAGAAAGCAAGGATGCTGAAGTGAGTTTCTCTTGATCCATAATAAAAGGGTGTTCTTTCATGTTATCTTCTAGGAGCTTTGAATCCTTGTTTTCATGAACTTGGTTATCTCTTTTGTTTCCATCCAAAGCATTCTGTTCCCTTCCAAAGCTTGCAAAACCATATTCTTCATAGTTAGAATTACACCTCCCATAATAAATCTTTGAACTCAAGTCATTCATCCCTTCATCGATCACAGAGCTTTGTCTGTTAAAACTTCCAAAACCTTGGATCCCACGAGAAAGCTCGCGCGCTCTTGCTCTTTCTTCTTTGTAGAATTCCTTGCTTCTTAAGAGCTTCAATATCCTCTCTGATAATTTTCTCACACTCAAACCCCAGTTGAACCTGTAGAAAATGAAATAATGTAATAAGAGTAGTcatcactaaattcatgcaacaAAATTATGGTGACAAAAAAGATGCACCTACATACCCTTTTTCATCAATGTATTGAAACTCTCCAATCTCTTCAATAGCATCTATATCACATTGAAATTCCTCAAATACCCTCAGAGGTCCATGAGTTAGAAGATGTTCCAGTAATATTAGAGCCTTGTATGAGGCTCTCCAATAGCCTTTATTAAATTTCAACAATCTGTTTTCTCccattaaaaaaaatgaagattaTACTATGAAGAATGTTAATATAGTCTTTGAGAACAGAACATAGCAAAATCATTAATCAAATCAACAGAGTCGAACCTGCAATGTAAAATCTCCACAACTCTATAGTATTCATCAACTTCAAAAGCTGCACGTGAAATCACTTGCATGATACGAGTATCTGGTGGCCATGGATTTCCATTTGTGGCTTCTTCTGTCATTCTTAGTTAATCAATGTGGAACACATCAAAAGTTAAAATTCTATCAATATTGTTGCTAAAATGAATCAAATGATAAAGTGCATAAAGTTTAGCATGTTCTTGTGAGTGTAAAAGGTTTATATTGCTCCAACAttattaaagaatgtcataatcATGTGAGAAGGATTTTAAGGTTTGTTTGAATTAATTATCAACATTGTTAAAGGATGATTTAGTTGAgatgaaaaattaagaaaataaaatggaaaacTTACAATTCTATAGGTGTAACATCTGTGAGAACAAGCCTAGCACTTTTAATCTTCTCTTTGAAGAAGTGAGAAGCTTGCCTTTTGATTTCATGAATAAGAGGAGAGGTCATAATTGCAGGCTTCCGTGGATGAATATTTTTGGGTAATGGTGATGAAGAATGaatttatgttttgtttcttatattatatatttcGTGTTCCTTATCTATATACGTAAGAAATGCAACTGCTCCATTAACAAAAGGcagtaatttttttttcctttctgaaAGTGGATTTGCATACGTAATGAAAGGGTTGAATAAGCTTAAATTTTGTGAATAAGAAAGGATGAGGATTGAGGGAAAAGGTAACAAGATAATTGAAAGGCAAGTTTTCCTAAAGCATCTTGTCTTTAAGGTTATGTCGTTTAGAAGAGTGCCTTGAGATACCTAACAAAGGTTCAAGAAATTtga harbors:
- the LOC112798191 gene encoding epsin-3-like, which translates into the protein MTSPLIHEIKRQASHFFKEKIKSARLVLTDVTPIELMTEEATNGNPWPPDTRIMQVISRAAFEVDEYYRVVEILHCRLLKFNKGYWRASYKALILLEHLLTHGPLRVFEEFQCDIDAIEEIGEFQYIDEKGFNWGLSVRKLSERILKLLRSKEFYKEERARARELSRGIQGFGSFNRQSSVIDEGMNDLSSKIYYGRCNSNYEEYGFASFGREQNALDGNKRDNQVHENKDSKLLEDNMKEHPFIMDQEKLTSASLLSIVQ
- the LOC112798184 gene encoding disease resistance protein RPP13-like; its protein translation is MADSAVSFLLQKLSQILVDEAKLIAGVENKIRYLTNEFKFIDIFLKSSEGKRSSKIVEEVVKQIRDVAYEVEDLMDIYVANAATHRSRNMLSKLLCCISHVMMLHEVDSEIERIKATINSIYQNKDRYSIGEGEFKCRDDNEELIRRRRRDVEEEEVVGLLDDSSFVLKQLMETGSCCSVVSITGMGGLGKTTLARKIYNKKEVGEVFPFRAWGYVSNDYRVEELLLSLLKCLLSTSEYNGLFEKRHDYDEEEMKEKVKESLRGKKYLVVLDDIWKTQVWDDLQGVFPNDNNGSRILITSRDRDVASYAGTMPPCELSFLDEEESWQLFCKKVFPAQDCHSNLRGLGKELVGSCKGLPLAIIVMAGLAKKGISQREWLKIKGNVNQHCDDENGTRVVDILKLSYDSLPQRLKPCFLYLGIFPEDYEILGRELIKLWIAEGFIQVKEIGNSDVPEPEDIADHYLDELVDRSLVQVASRRSDGGVKTCRIHDHLRDLCISEGKADKFLEVRRGSNIPHPAGISNSRKLSIHCTTDFSWHTRNTGNQSCTRSLFFFAHGKRVQNLTLKDFKLARIMYLTNVLGWRIVVPIPNDLKTMIHLRYLRIDSWVKSIPDFIYNLYNLEVIELWSKSILIFSSKLWKLKRLRHLRARPFRLALQGMSSENGKTMPNLQTLLLIHIDPQLESMIRNGSFPNLKKLGLVQWGEDNGDRYSVRELQCLQCLKSLGKLRISGTSKLSSEASVFPPNLTKVTLNRVRRFDSSCMRVLGKLPKLQILKIRGPEIVRGSHDIHFAIEEFPCLQVFKMIWMSHVVTWTLDKGAMPSLQYLVIDCSYLKQLPQELWSLATLQKVHVIQPHSELRNSLQHVVLNNGCKLIFS